GCCAGGAGATCTTTATTTCGCTAAATAGCCGTATTTTTTTAGCTTTTTAAATTACAGGGTGGCGGAAGTTCGCCATCTAAGTTCAAGCCGTCGTTTCTTGAACATTTAAATTACTTCTTACATTTCAAGTACCTACTTAGGTGACAGTGACAACTTTTTTGCAATGTACATTTCTTGCTCAATCTATCTCCAAGAAGAATCGAAAACAACAAACCTAGGAGGTGATCTATGATTAAAAATAAAAACCAAAAGCAAGGTCAGCTGTGAATCAAAATCAAATTTATCAGCAGCAAAATAATACAAGAGCGGTCTTTTTATATGTCCGCGTCTCGACACTCGACCAAATCGGCGGTGCCGAAAGCCAAGCACGTGCATTGACTGATTGGTGCGGAAAAAATAATATTATAAATTTTGAAATTTTCACTGATCACGGAATATCGGGAGCAAAAGAAAGTCGACCTGCTCTTAATAGGATGATTGAAAAAATAGATGCTGGACTTTGCAGTCAAGTAGCGGCACTTCTTATTGGGTGTTATTCAAGAGTATCGACGGACGAGCAGGCAAATGTTATCGAAGGATCACTCGATAACCAACGCCACCGAATGCAGTCTTTTATCGACATTAAAAATATGCAAGAGCCTAACTGGGGTCACTTAGTAGAGTATTTCGTAGACGATGGATACTCTGCCAAAGACACCAACCGCCCGGCTTACGCACGGATGATGAAAGCTTTAAAGTCCGGTAAAATAGATGCTGTGATGGTGACGGAACTTTCACGGCTATCGCGCAACATTCCCGACTTCTGTGACTTTCATAAGATGCTCGAAAGTCAGGGAGCGAAGTTTTTTTCGATCAAAGAACAATTTGATTCGAGCACTCCTGCCGGAAAAATGATGCTCTATAATATGATAAATTTGGCGCAGTTCGAACGAGAGCAAACGTCAGAACGTGTTGCGATCAACTGCCACTCCCGCGCCCAGCGCGGACTTCTTAACGGCGGTCCCGCAATCCTTGGTTACGATAAAGATCCGGCAAAGAAAGCTACGTTTCTCGTCAACGAACAAGAAGCAAAAGATGTTCG
This is a stretch of genomic DNA from Oligoflexia bacterium. It encodes these proteins:
- a CDS encoding recombinase family protein; the encoded protein is MNQNQIYQQQNNTRAVFLYVRVSTLDQIGGAESQARALTDWCGKNNIINFEIFTDHGISGAKESRPALNRMIEKIDAGLCSQVAALLIGCYSRVSTDEQANVIEGSLDNQRHRMQSFIDIKNMQEPNWGHLVEYFVDDGYSAKDTNRPAYARMMKALKSGKIDAVMVTELSRLSRNIPDFCDFHKMLESQGAKFFSIKEQFDSSTPAGKMMLYNMINLAQFEREQTSERVAINCHSRAQRGLLNGGPAILGYDKDPAKKATFLVNEQEAKDVRRIFELFIEQRSLSRTIDAVAAENIKPKVRENEKNRLVKAGRWTIESLSFVLKNKAYIAVRDVNKVSKNKDQSKLKAWQKFGSYSASWPAIVDEVMFNTTNTILAENFERERMRLDTSASQHTEKFRFTDITSTLLKKATSSIAR